In Janthinobacterium sp. J1-1, a single genomic region encodes these proteins:
- a CDS encoding DUF3144 domain-containing protein — translation MNAPTTKPTPGPEFWERADQAIALANEQCMHSPANEVATSLLYAAARFNAFLVASKTNDVSKMQLEKDDAVAFFTEQYKRMLTDNFNDYIANFDKYTQPAAAPQA, via the coding sequence ATGAACGCACCGACCACCAAACCCACGCCAGGCCCCGAGTTCTGGGAACGCGCCGACCAGGCCATCGCCCTGGCCAACGAGCAATGCATGCACAGCCCGGCCAACGAAGTGGCGACCTCGCTGCTGTACGCGGCAGCCCGCTTCAACGCCTTCCTGGTGGCCAGCAAGACCAACGATGTCAGCAAGATGCAGCTGGAAAAAGACGACGCCGTCGCCTTTTTCACGGAACAATATAAACGCATGCTGACCGATAACTTCAACGACTATATCGCCAACTTCGACAAGTACACGCAGCCTGCGGCAGCACCGCAGGCTTGA
- a CDS encoding Na+/H+ antiporter has product MHTVTIILVLVLTVVLCGFIARSRWVKLPLPLIQIAGGTGLALFGLQLPLDPDIFFLLFIPPLLFLDGWRIPKGAFFSDARSILMLAIGLVLFTVLGMGFFIDWLIPTVPLAVAFALGAILSPTDPVAVSAIAAGNPIPPRLMHILEGESLLNDASGLVCFTFAVGAMMTGGFSIGAASLSFLQEAGGGILIGLAISWGVGLANKWLVSKVGEEPGLQILISILIPFAAYLGAEQIHGSGILAAATAGVSMHYADLIGRPLAATRTQRKAVWDTVQLVLNGVIFVMLGAQLPTTIASLQAASAEVGAGSAWKLPLYVVAITVGLTFMRFIWVAISMKLTLFKRQKKAARNGTSLEGKDGGSLARPSLRLLLVASFAGVRGALTLAGILTLPLFLPDGTRFPARDLVIFLAMGVILLSLILASVTLPLLTKGLVFAPPARRSSEERNARSAAAEAAVARLEKVCAGIGTDGKEQVVTEAANRLIEAYRRRMAYGESSNDEAARMQELARAERSLRLEALNAERDELFRRRISGELDDAIHLRLLREIDLLEATLEE; this is encoded by the coding sequence ATGCATACCGTTACCATCATCCTCGTCCTGGTCCTGACCGTCGTCCTGTGCGGCTTTATCGCCCGCTCGCGCTGGGTCAAGCTGCCGCTGCCCCTGATCCAGATCGCCGGCGGCACGGGCCTGGCCCTGTTCGGCCTGCAGTTGCCGCTCGATCCCGATATTTTCTTTTTGCTGTTCATTCCGCCGCTGCTGTTCCTCGATGGCTGGCGCATCCCCAAGGGCGCTTTTTTTTCCGATGCGCGCTCGATCCTGATGCTGGCCATCGGCCTGGTGCTGTTTACCGTGCTGGGCATGGGCTTCTTTATCGACTGGCTGATCCCCACCGTGCCGCTGGCGGTCGCCTTTGCGCTGGGCGCCATCCTGTCGCCGACCGATCCGGTGGCCGTGTCGGCGATTGCGGCCGGCAATCCGATTCCGCCGCGCCTGATGCACATACTCGAAGGCGAGTCGCTGTTGAATGACGCCTCCGGCCTGGTGTGCTTCACGTTTGCCGTGGGCGCCATGATGACGGGCGGCTTTTCCATCGGCGCGGCGTCCTTGAGCTTCCTGCAGGAAGCGGGCGGCGGCATCCTGATCGGCCTGGCGATTTCCTGGGGCGTGGGCCTGGCCAACAAATGGCTGGTCAGCAAGGTCGGCGAAGAGCCGGGCCTGCAAATCCTGATCAGCATATTGATTCCGTTTGCGGCCTATCTGGGCGCCGAGCAGATCCACGGCTCGGGCATCCTGGCCGCCGCCACGGCCGGCGTGTCCATGCATTACGCCGACCTGATCGGCCGTCCGCTGGCCGCCACGCGCACCCAGCGCAAGGCCGTCTGGGACACCGTGCAACTGGTGCTGAACGGCGTGATCTTCGTCATGCTGGGCGCGCAGCTCCCCACCACCATCGCCAGCCTGCAGGCGGCCTCGGCCGAAGTAGGCGCCGGCAGCGCCTGGAAGCTGCCGCTGTACGTGGTGGCCATCACGGTGGGCCTGACCTTCATGCGCTTTATCTGGGTCGCCATCTCGATGAAGCTGACCCTGTTCAAGCGCCAGAAGAAAGCCGCCAGGAATGGCACCTCGCTGGAAGGCAAGGACGGCGGCTCGCTGGCACGCCCCAGCCTGCGCCTGCTGCTGGTGGCTTCGTTTGCCGGCGTGCGCGGCGCCCTGACCCTGGCCGGCATCCTGACACTACCCTTGTTCCTGCCGGACGGCACGCGCTTTCCCGCGCGCGACCTGGTGATTTTCCTGGCCATGGGCGTGATTTTGCTGTCCCTGATACTGGCCAGCGTCACCCTGCCGCTCTTGACGAAAGGCCTGGTGTTCGCGCCGCCCGCGCGCCGCTCGAGCGAAGAGCGCAACGCCCGTTCGGCCGCCGCCGAAGCGGCCGTGGCGCGGCTGGAAAAAGTCTGCGCCGGCATCGGTACCGATGGCAAGGAGCAAGTCGTCACCGAAGCCGCCAACCGCCTGATCGAAGCCTACCGGCGCCGCATGGCGTATGGCGAAAGCAGCAACGATGAGGCGGCCCGCATGCAGGAGCTGGCCAGGGCCGAGCGCTCGCTGCGCCTGGAAGCGCTCAATGCCGAGCGCGACGAACTGTTCCGCCGCCGCATCTCGGGCGAGCTGGACGACGCCATCCACCTGCGCCTGCTGCGCGAGATCGATCTGCTGGAAGCGACGCTGGAGGAATAG
- a CDS encoding gluconokinase, which produces MAVSAAISHPGAAVRWVVMGVSGCGKSAVGSRLAAQLHIEYIEGDALHPPDNVAKMAAGQPLGDEDRAGWLAALRERIAVARQNGLGLVVSCSALKRRYRDLLREGDPTLRFAHLHGPRTVLESRVRDRPGHFMPASLLDSQLATLQPLQADEAGMVLDIRQPLATLVQQIAQAA; this is translated from the coding sequence ATGGCCGTCTCTGCCGCAATCAGCCACCCTGGCGCCGCCGTGCGCTGGGTCGTGATGGGCGTCTCGGGCTGCGGCAAGAGCGCCGTCGGCAGCCGCCTGGCCGCCCAGCTGCACATCGAATATATCGAGGGCGACGCGCTGCACCCGCCTGACAATGTGGCCAAAATGGCCGCCGGCCAGCCGCTCGGCGATGAAGACCGCGCCGGCTGGCTGGCCGCCCTGCGCGAGCGTATCGCCGTGGCGCGCCAGAATGGCCTGGGCCTGGTGGTGTCGTGTTCGGCGCTGAAGCGCCGCTATCGCGACCTGTTGCGCGAAGGCGATCCAACCCTGCGCTTTGCCCATCTGCACGGCCCGCGCACGGTGCTGGAAAGCCGCGTGCGGGACCGGCCCGGCCACTTTATGCCGGCCAGCCTGCTCGACAGCCAGCTGGCCACGCTGCAGCCGCTGCAGGCAGACGAGGCCGGCATGGTGCTCGATATCCGCCAGCCGCTCGCCACGCTGGTGCAGCAGATCGCGCAGGCCGCCTGA
- a CDS encoding cytochrome c encodes MFKKICTGLLILLGLLVVAAGAIYAAYWRPALAPIATPPSTAFSAQAIEQGRILAGMGNCAACHTVKGGADYAGGRGMATPFGTIHATNITPDPQTGIGRWSLAAFQRAMREGMGRDGEHLFPVFPYTHFALASDADIAALYAYFMTRPPVYAVTPANTVPFPLNQRALQAGWKLLFFKPGSLPRNAAQGADWNRGRYLAEGLAHCAACHTPRNALGAEVAGSAYQGAAIDHWYAPPLTAANTAPLPWTKDELYAFLRTGATALHGVAAGPMSEVVHEGMDASPDADIRALAAYFADLAKPQDQVVPPVDAASVIAAGIKRSQKVGMIDNDRGASLYVAACASCHSNSDGQPSLLRPELSLNSAVSAPDPSNLIQVILHGVGKDEGLRGVLMPAFAQSLTDADIAQLAAYLRRSRSHQPAWSNLEATVARVRAGK; translated from the coding sequence TTGTTCAAGAAAATCTGTACCGGCCTGCTTATATTGCTGGGCCTGCTTGTGGTCGCCGCCGGCGCCATCTACGCCGCTTACTGGCGTCCCGCGCTGGCACCCATCGCCACGCCACCATCCACCGCGTTTTCCGCCCAGGCGATCGAACAGGGCCGCATCCTGGCCGGCATGGGCAATTGCGCCGCCTGCCATACGGTCAAGGGCGGCGCCGACTATGCGGGCGGGCGCGGCATGGCCACGCCGTTCGGCACCATCCACGCCACCAATATCACGCCCGACCCGCAGACGGGTATCGGCCGCTGGTCGCTGGCGGCGTTCCAGCGCGCCATGCGCGAAGGCATGGGGCGCGACGGCGAACACCTGTTTCCCGTGTTTCCCTACACGCACTTCGCACTGGCCAGCGATGCCGATATTGCCGCCCTGTACGCTTATTTCATGACGCGCCCGCCCGTGTATGCGGTCACTCCCGCCAATACCGTGCCGTTTCCCTTGAACCAGCGCGCCCTGCAGGCCGGCTGGAAATTGCTGTTTTTTAAACCCGGCAGCTTGCCGCGCAATGCCGCGCAAGGCGCGGACTGGAACCGGGGCCGCTACCTGGCCGAAGGCCTGGCCCATTGCGCCGCCTGCCATACGCCGCGCAATGCGCTCGGTGCGGAGGTGGCCGGCTCGGCCTACCAGGGCGCGGCCATCGACCACTGGTATGCGCCGCCATTGACAGCTGCCAACACGGCGCCGCTGCCGTGGACGAAGGACGAGCTGTACGCCTTCCTGCGTACCGGCGCCACCGCCCTGCACGGGGTGGCGGCCGGGCCCATGTCGGAAGTGGTGCACGAGGGCATGGATGCTTCGCCCGACGCCGATATCCGCGCGCTGGCCGCCTATTTTGCCGACCTGGCCAAGCCGCAGGACCAGGTCGTGCCACCGGTCGATGCGGCCTCGGTGATCGCGGCCGGCATCAAGCGCTCGCAGAAGGTCGGCATGATCGATAACGACCGTGGCGCCAGCCTGTACGTGGCCGCCTGCGCATCGTGCCACTCGAACAGCGACGGCCAGCCCTCGCTGCTGCGGCCGGAACTGAGCCTGAACAGCGCCGTCAGCGCGCCCGACCCGTCCAACCTGATCCAGGTGATCCTGCACGGCGTGGGCAAGGACGAGGGCCTGCGCGGCGTGCTGATGCCGGCCTTTGCCCAGTCGCTGACGGATGCCGACATTGCCCAACTGGCGGCGTATTTGCGCCGCAGCCGCAGCCACCAGCCGGCCTGGAGCAACCTGGAAGCGACGGTGGCGCGCGTGCGTGCCGGCAAGTAA